In the genome of Nycticebus coucang isolate mNycCou1 chromosome 12, mNycCou1.pri, whole genome shotgun sequence, one region contains:
- the NUPR1 gene encoding nuclear protein 1 — protein sequence MLARRLSCSQRLPLEPVTTSTSLVLSLLHIYIAGETKHCKDLLIELMIQGVKIRHDPTLDITAMNHRLRGLLLLGSAGLRQALAHSHARLGGRTGDVEGEESHLVRKPDTKFWKMMRDSESKPDTMVTFLQANSPSWQPAGPEDEDPSLDEYDLYSLTHSYLGGGGRKGRTKKEAATNTNRPSPGGHERKLVTKLQNSERKKRGARR from the exons atGCTGGCTAGGAGATTGTCCTGCTCCCAGCGCCTCCCTCTAGAGCCAGTGACCACTTctacaagcctggtgctcagtctcctacat ATATACATTGCGGGGGAAACCAAACATTGCAAGGATCTATTAATAGAACTTATGATACAGGGAGTAAAAATTCGCCATGATCCCACCTTGGATATAACCGCTATG AATCACCGATTGCGCGGCCTCTTGCTTCTGGGCAGTGCAGGGCTGCGTCAAGCTCTGGCTCACTCTCACGCGCGGCTGGGCGGGCGAACAGGCGATGTCGAG GGAGAAGAGAGCCACTTGGTCAGGAAACCAGATACAAAGTTTTGGAAGATGATGAGAGACAGCGAGAGCAAGCCGGACACAATGGTCACCTTCCTGCAAGCAAACAGCCCCTCCTGGCAGCCTGCAGGCCCCGAGGATGAGGACCCTAGCCTGGATGAATATGACCTCTACAGCCTGACCCATTCCTACCTGG GAGGTGGAGGCCGAAAAGGTCGCACCAAGAAAGAAGCTGCCACCAACACCAACCGCCCCAGCCCTGGCGGGCATGAGAGGAAGCTGGTGACCAAGCTCCagaattcagagagaaaaaagcGAGGGGCACGGCGCTGA